The Fulvivirga ligni genome window below encodes:
- a CDS encoding sodium:solute symporter, translating into MSTLDWIVLLGTLFLIIIYGIYKSRGSRNISQYLKGDNSLKWGTIGLSVMATQASAITFLSTPGQAYESGMTFVQNYFGLPIAIIIVAAIFIPIYYKLNVYTAYEYLESRFDLKTRLLGAFLFLVQRGLAAGITIYAPAIILSTMLGWDLTYTILFTGILVVVYTVSGGTKAVSITQKYQMAVIMLGMFTAFFIIISYLPESVSFANALHVAGRMGKLDVVDFSFDPEKRYTIWTGLTGGFFLALSYFGTDQSQVQRYMGAKSVAESRLGLIFNALLKVPMQFFILLVGVMVFVFYQFEEPPVFFKTVEMEQLRTSEYGNDVKDLEERYSANFAEKKSNIQSLVTALDADNEVDIANYSELVKQNKDTEKAIRNDVKGLLKDYDENIETKDSDYVFLTFIVTYLPEGVVGLLLAVIFSAAMSSSSGELNALGSTTSVDFYKRLIKKEASDKHYVIVSKLLTAFWGVLSVSFALFASLLENLIEAVNILGSIFYGVILGYFSLLSLSNILEEMPFSLQLSSLKL; encoded by the coding sequence ATGAGTACCTTAGATTGGATTGTACTACTGGGTACACTTTTTCTTATTATTATTTATGGTATCTACAAGAGTAGGGGTAGCAGAAACATAAGCCAATACCTTAAAGGTGATAATTCTTTAAAGTGGGGTACCATTGGTCTTTCAGTAATGGCTACTCAGGCAAGTGCCATTACCTTTCTTTCCACACCAGGCCAGGCCTATGAGTCAGGAATGACCTTTGTGCAAAACTATTTTGGTTTGCCCATAGCTATCATCATAGTAGCGGCCATTTTTATACCGATCTACTATAAACTTAACGTTTACACGGCCTATGAATACCTGGAAAGCAGGTTTGATCTAAAGACCAGACTGTTAGGAGCATTTTTGTTCCTGGTGCAGCGTGGTCTCGCTGCGGGTATTACCATATACGCGCCTGCCATCATCTTGTCAACCATGCTGGGCTGGGACCTGACCTACACTATTCTCTTTACTGGAATATTGGTGGTGGTTTACACCGTTAGCGGTGGTACTAAAGCGGTGAGTATCACTCAGAAATATCAGATGGCAGTGATCATGCTGGGAATGTTTACGGCCTTTTTTATTATTATAAGCTACCTGCCAGAGAGCGTTTCATTTGCAAATGCACTACATGTAGCAGGAAGAATGGGCAAGCTGGATGTAGTTGACTTCTCTTTTGATCCTGAGAAACGCTACACCATCTGGACAGGACTAACAGGAGGTTTCTTTCTCGCACTGTCTTATTTTGGAACGGACCAGTCTCAAGTGCAGCGTTATATGGGAGCCAAGTCAGTAGCTGAAAGTCGCCTTGGACTTATCTTTAATGCCCTGCTTAAGGTACCGATGCAGTTTTTTATTCTTTTAGTAGGTGTAATGGTCTTCGTTTTCTATCAATTTGAGGAGCCGCCAGTGTTCTTTAAAACAGTAGAGATGGAGCAGTTGAGAACCAGTGAATATGGTAATGATGTAAAAGATTTAGAAGAACGGTATTCTGCTAATTTTGCAGAAAAGAAGTCTAATATTCAAAGCCTTGTAACAGCTTTAGATGCTGATAATGAAGTGGATATAGCCAATTATTCTGAATTGGTGAAACAAAATAAAGATACTGAAAAGGCTATTAGAAATGACGTTAAAGGCCTGCTGAAAGATTATGACGAGAATATAGAAACAAAGGATTCTGATTATGTCTTTCTTACTTTTATTGTCACTTACCTGCCAGAAGGAGTGGTTGGGCTATTGTTAGCCGTAATATTTTCTGCAGCCATGTCGTCGTCGTCAGGGGAGCTCAATGCCCTGGGGTCTACTACTTCGGTGGATTTTTACAAAAGACTTATTAAAAAAGAGGCCTCTGATAAACACTATGTCATTGTTTCCAAGCTATTAACTGCTTTTTGGGGAGTGCTCTCAGTCAGCTTTGCCCTGTTTGCCAGCCTATTGGAAAACCTGATCGAAGCGGTGAACATCCTAGGATCCATTTTCTATGGTGTTATCTTGGGATATTTCTCATTGCTTTCTTTATCAAATATATTAGAGGAAATGCCGTTTTCATTGCAGCTATCATCTCTCAAATTATAG
- a CDS encoding PIG-L family deacetylase — MKKLLSIIICLCAVTSAFSQKPEKPDAAEILLKLNKLNFLGNVLYMAAHPDDENTRLIAYLSNQEMANTAYLALTRGDGGQNLVGPEIREGLGVIRTQELLAARRIDGGKQFFSRANDFGYSKNAKETLEIWDEDQVLSDAVWVFRNFRPDVIITRFPPDERAGHGHHTTSAIMAEQAFKAAADKSKYPEQLKYVDTWQPKRLYTNTGRWWNPNMTGEEKGVLTYDVGTYSPLLGKSYSEIAALSRSQHKSQGFGSTGTRGESKEFLEYVMGDQAEKDIFEGIDTSWKRVKGGEKVGAIVQKAIDQYNAANPAAIMPLLLQARTEILKLQDEFWKKQKLQEIDQIIKAASGLYIEAVANDYAFTPGDQVELKLEVINRSALDIKLKTINYPSGKDNAVDAALTTNKDFEYSETIKIASDADYSDAYWLKEAGTLGMYKVDEQTLRGKPQNDPALQVKVAVEIDGQVINYDIPVVYKWNDPVAGEQYRPFEITPPVFTNLEEGVYIFPGNEAKSITVNVKSVEDNLSGKLKLKAPKGWKVSPESFDVSIDKKWGESHFTFQLLPPSEQSTGDLKAVVEINGKEYCHALTNINYDHIPAQMLMMPATSKVVKLDIKKRGQLIGYIQGAGDAIPAALREIGYEVWEMNDADITPDNLRKMDAVILGVRALNTNERISFYMNDLLDYAKNGGTLIVQYNTNYRLKTENFTPYALQLSRDRVTEEDAEVRILKPNHPVMNTPNKITQKDFEGWVQERGLYFPDKWDSHYEAILSSNDKDEKKSPKDGGLLVAKYGKGYYVYTGYSWFRELPAGVPGAYRLFVNLVSLGGDKPQDTQVNSSNE, encoded by the coding sequence ATGAAGAAACTCCTATCTATTATCATTTGCTTATGTGCTGTTACCAGTGCCTTTTCACAAAAGCCAGAAAAGCCTGATGCAGCTGAGATATTACTAAAACTTAACAAGCTTAACTTCCTGGGTAATGTGCTGTATATGGCAGCCCATCCTGATGATGAGAATACCAGGTTGATCGCCTACCTTTCTAATCAGGAAATGGCTAACACCGCTTATCTGGCACTAACCAGAGGTGACGGTGGCCAGAATCTGGTTGGCCCGGAGATTCGTGAAGGCCTGGGAGTAATCAGGACTCAGGAGTTACTGGCAGCCCGAAGGATAGACGGCGGTAAGCAATTTTTCTCCAGAGCTAATGATTTCGGATATTCTAAAAACGCCAAGGAGACCCTTGAAATATGGGATGAGGATCAGGTGCTTTCAGATGCTGTTTGGGTATTTAGAAATTTCCGTCCTGATGTAATCATTACCAGATTCCCTCCGGATGAAAGAGCGGGGCATGGCCATCATACCACATCTGCAATTATGGCTGAGCAGGCTTTTAAAGCAGCTGCCGATAAATCAAAATACCCTGAGCAGCTGAAGTATGTAGATACATGGCAGCCTAAAAGACTTTACACTAACACGGGTAGATGGTGGAACCCAAACATGACGGGAGAAGAGAAAGGTGTGCTTACTTATGATGTAGGAACTTACAGTCCGTTATTAGGTAAATCATATTCTGAGATAGCAGCCCTTAGCCGAAGCCAGCACAAAAGCCAGGGCTTTGGATCTACGGGTACCAGAGGAGAGAGCAAAGAGTTTTTGGAGTATGTAATGGGAGACCAGGCGGAGAAGGATATTTTTGAAGGCATCGACACCTCATGGAAAAGAGTGAAAGGTGGTGAAAAAGTAGGTGCTATCGTTCAAAAGGCTATTGATCAATATAATGCAGCTAATCCTGCAGCTATTATGCCTTTGCTTCTTCAGGCTAGAACTGAAATTTTAAAACTTCAGGATGAATTCTGGAAAAAGCAAAAGCTTCAGGAGATTGATCAGATTATCAAAGCGGCCAGTGGATTATACATTGAAGCAGTGGCTAACGACTATGCCTTCACACCTGGTGATCAGGTAGAGTTAAAGCTTGAGGTGATCAATAGATCAGCCCTTGATATAAAATTGAAAACTATCAATTATCCTTCAGGAAAAGATAATGCGGTGGATGCGGCCCTAACCACAAACAAGGATTTTGAATATTCAGAAACCATAAAAATTGCTTCAGATGCAGATTATTCAGATGCTTATTGGCTTAAAGAAGCAGGTACCTTAGGCATGTACAAGGTAGACGAACAAACGCTTAGGGGTAAGCCGCAGAATGATCCTGCACTTCAGGTAAAAGTGGCTGTTGAGATTGATGGTCAGGTGATTAACTATGACATTCCGGTAGTATATAAGTGGAATGACCCCGTGGCTGGTGAACAATACAGACCATTCGAAATCACGCCACCAGTATTTACTAATTTGGAAGAAGGCGTTTACATCTTTCCAGGAAATGAAGCCAAGAGCATCACGGTGAATGTAAAGTCAGTTGAAGATAATTTATCTGGCAAATTAAAGCTGAAAGCTCCAAAAGGCTGGAAAGTAAGTCCTGAGAGTTTTGATGTAAGCATTGATAAGAAGTGGGGCGAGTCACACTTCACTTTTCAGTTGTTGCCTCCCTCAGAGCAGAGCACGGGTGATCTAAAAGCGGTAGTAGAGATTAATGGCAAGGAGTATTGCCATGCTCTAACCAATATTAACTATGATCATATTCCTGCCCAGATGCTTATGATGCCAGCTACCTCTAAAGTGGTGAAGCTAGACATAAAAAAGAGAGGCCAATTGATTGGTTACATACAGGGTGCAGGAGATGCTATTCCGGCGGCTTTGAGAGAAATTGGTTATGAAGTGTGGGAAATGAACGACGCTGACATTACTCCTGATAACCTTCGAAAAATGGATGCCGTGATCTTGGGTGTAAGAGCATTGAACACCAACGAGAGAATTTCTTTTTACATGAATGATCTATTAGATTATGCTAAGAATGGCGGAACATTAATAGTTCAATACAATACTAACTACCGACTGAAGACCGAAAATTTCACTCCATATGCACTACAGCTTTCAAGAGATAGAGTAACAGAAGAAGATGCTGAGGTGAGAATTCTAAAGCCTAATCATCCGGTAATGAATACACCGAATAAGATCACTCAGAAGGACTTTGAGGGTTGGGTACAGGAACGTGGTTTATATTTCCCTGATAAGTGGGATAGTCATTATGAAGCCATCCTGTCTAGTAATGATAAAGATGAAAAGAAGAGCCCTAAAGATGGAGGGTTACTGGTAGCCAAATATGGAAAAGGTTATTACGTGTACACCGGATATTCATGGTTTAGAGAGTTGCCGGCGGGTGTGCCAGGTGCCTACAGACTGTTTGTAAACCTTGTTTCATTGGGTGGAGATAAACCACAGGATACGCAAGTGAACTCATCTAACGAATAA
- a CDS encoding peptide MFS transporter — protein MSNVSVSKSPSERELLGHPVGLYILFFTELWERFSYYGMRALFTLFLVAETTSSNAGFGWTNEEALALYGWYTMLVYVSSIPGGWVADRLLGQKKTVMVGGALLCIGHAILALNSETSFYVGCLFIILGVGGLKPNISSMVGGLYKEKDERRDLGFYIFYMGINIGGFIAPIACGFVGEKINWHYGFGLAAIGMFLGQAVYIWGQKYLKNVGNLISKNDAAGKELLDRPLTKIEKDRVVVLLLSFLLIILFWAAFEQAGGLMNLYAKQKTDRALFGYVIPASVFQSVNSFFIIVLATVVGRFWYKWKQKGKEASSLFKMAVGIIVMALGFGFMSAASAQYESTGSSAMYWLILAYLFHTIGELCASPVSLSFITKLAPLKYASMIMGLYWAATGFGNKIAAMIGEAAQDLGEFEIFTGILIIWTLIGLVVILLLKPLKRLTHGAEDLSPNVAIEDEGYSREDKA, from the coding sequence ATGTCGAACGTATCAGTTAGTAAATCTCCCAGTGAAAGAGAGCTGTTAGGACACCCGGTAGGACTATATATATTATTCTTCACCGAGTTGTGGGAGCGCTTTTCCTATTACGGAATGCGAGCATTATTCACCTTATTTTTAGTTGCGGAAACTACATCCAGTAATGCAGGTTTTGGATGGACCAATGAAGAAGCCTTGGCCTTGTACGGCTGGTACACCATGTTGGTATACGTTTCTTCAATCCCTGGTGGATGGGTGGCTGATAGACTCCTGGGACAGAAAAAGACTGTAATGGTAGGTGGTGCATTGTTATGTATCGGTCATGCTATTCTGGCACTTAACTCAGAAACGTCATTCTATGTAGGATGTTTATTCATTATTTTAGGTGTGGGAGGTCTTAAGCCAAATATATCTTCTATGGTAGGTGGTCTTTATAAAGAGAAAGATGAGAGAAGAGATTTAGGGTTCTACATTTTCTACATGGGTATTAACATTGGTGGTTTCATTGCACCAATTGCTTGTGGTTTCGTAGGAGAGAAAATAAACTGGCACTATGGTTTTGGATTGGCTGCCATAGGTATGTTTCTTGGTCAGGCAGTATATATCTGGGGACAAAAATATCTTAAGAATGTAGGAAACCTGATTTCCAAAAATGATGCAGCTGGTAAGGAATTGCTGGATAGACCACTTACTAAGATAGAGAAGGATAGAGTAGTGGTTTTGCTTCTATCATTCTTACTTATCATTTTATTTTGGGCTGCGTTTGAGCAAGCTGGTGGTTTAATGAACCTGTATGCTAAACAAAAGACTGACAGAGCCCTCTTTGGTTATGTAATCCCAGCGTCAGTTTTTCAATCGGTGAATTCATTTTTCATAATAGTCCTGGCTACGGTGGTTGGTCGTTTTTGGTATAAATGGAAGCAAAAAGGCAAAGAAGCCTCTTCATTATTTAAGATGGCTGTAGGTATCATTGTGATGGCCTTAGGTTTTGGTTTTATGAGTGCGGCATCAGCACAGTATGAAAGCACAGGATCATCTGCAATGTATTGGTTAATATTAGCTTACTTATTCCACACTATTGGAGAGTTGTGTGCATCTCCAGTATCTCTATCATTTATTACCAAACTTGCTCCTTTAAAATATGCATCCATGATTATGGGTTTATATTGGGCCGCTACCGGGTTCGGTAATAAAATAGCAGCCATGATCGGTGAGGCAGCTCAAGATTTAGGAGAGTTTGAAATATTCACTGGAATATTGATTATATGGACTTTAATAGGTCTGGTAGTAATCCTATTGTTAAAGCCATTGAAGAGATTAACACACGGAGCAGAAGATTTATCTCCAAACGTAGCTATCGAAGATGAAGGTTACTCAAGAGAAGATAAAGCTTGA
- the pckA gene encoding phosphoenolpyruvate carboxykinase (ATP), translating to MQETGLKPKIHDLSSIGVSTSGNVYWNQTPAELVELALVNGEGKLADTGALMCDTGSFTGRSPKDRFIVKDDLTKDEVWWGDINIPFDADKFDALHQKMIDNLRDKNLYVRDAYAGADKTYRLKLRVVNTKAWQNLFCHNMFLRPESYKLQEFEPNFTIICDPDFKADPAVDGTRQDNFAIINFTKRMILIGGTGYAGEMKKGIFSVLNFLLPTENQVLPMHCSANIGHDSLDTAIFFGLSGTGKTTLSADSSRGLIGDDEHAWTEKNVFNFEGGCYAKVIDLTRDKEPEIFDAIKFGAIVENTRFHEGTRSIDYENTSVTENTRTAYPIYHIENAVEPSVGGIPRNVFFLTCDAYGVLPPISRLNKGQAMYHFISGYTAKVAGTEAGVTEPQTVFSACFGAPFLPLHPTRYAQMLGKKMDKHEVNVWLVNTGWTGGPYGKGSRMKLKYTRAMINAALEGALENAGYRKHSIFHFEIPAVCPGVPSKVLSPRETWQDDKGYYAMANKLAEAFNKNFEKFKDFATDEMLAASPKPNLNFV from the coding sequence ATGCAGGAAACAGGGCTTAAACCAAAAATTCACGACCTTTCATCTATTGGAGTATCTACTTCTGGTAATGTATACTGGAATCAGACTCCTGCTGAGTTAGTAGAACTGGCATTGGTCAACGGTGAAGGTAAGCTAGCGGATACGGGGGCACTCATGTGTGACACTGGGAGCTTTACAGGACGGTCTCCTAAAGATCGGTTTATAGTAAAAGATGACCTTACTAAAGATGAGGTGTGGTGGGGAGATATCAATATCCCTTTTGATGCTGATAAATTTGATGCATTACATCAAAAAATGATAGATAACCTGCGTGACAAGAACCTCTATGTAAGAGATGCTTATGCAGGTGCTGATAAAACTTACAGACTTAAACTTAGGGTGGTAAACACCAAAGCATGGCAAAACCTGTTCTGCCATAATATGTTCCTAAGGCCAGAGTCTTACAAGCTACAGGAATTTGAGCCTAACTTCACCATTATATGTGATCCTGATTTTAAGGCAGACCCTGCCGTAGATGGCACCAGACAAGACAATTTTGCCATCATCAACTTCACTAAAAGGATGATTCTTATTGGAGGAACAGGCTATGCCGGTGAAATGAAGAAAGGTATATTCTCTGTACTTAACTTCCTATTACCCACTGAGAATCAGGTATTACCAATGCACTGCTCTGCTAACATTGGGCATGACTCACTGGATACTGCCATTTTCTTCGGCCTTTCTGGAACTGGAAAAACTACCCTTTCTGCAGACAGCAGCCGTGGCCTAATTGGTGATGATGAGCATGCCTGGACAGAAAAGAATGTATTCAACTTCGAAGGGGGCTGTTATGCTAAGGTAATAGACCTTACCAGAGATAAAGAGCCAGAGATATTCGACGCCATAAAATTCGGTGCTATTGTGGAAAACACACGTTTTCATGAAGGAACCAGATCAATAGATTATGAAAATACCAGCGTAACAGAAAATACGCGTACAGCCTACCCGATATATCATATTGAAAATGCTGTAGAGCCTTCAGTAGGTGGCATTCCAAGAAACGTATTTTTCCTTACTTGTGATGCTTACGGAGTGCTTCCTCCTATCTCCAGGTTGAATAAAGGTCAGGCCATGTACCACTTCATTTCCGGATATACGGCGAAGGTAGCTGGAACTGAGGCGGGTGTTACTGAGCCACAAACTGTATTTAGCGCTTGCTTTGGAGCTCCTTTCCTTCCGCTTCACCCTACCAGATATGCTCAGATGTTAGGTAAAAAGATGGACAAGCATGAAGTAAACGTTTGGTTGGTAAATACTGGCTGGACTGGTGGACCTTATGGAAAAGGGAGCCGTATGAAGCTAAAATACACCAGAGCCATGATCAATGCCGCCCTAGAAGGTGCATTAGAAAATGCAGGTTACAGAAAGCATTCCATATTCCATTTCGAAATACCAGCAGTTTGTCCGGGCGTACCTTCAAAGGTGCTAAGCCCAAGAGAAACCTGGCAAGATGACAAAGGATATTATGCTATGGCTAACAAACTGGCAGAGGCCTTTAACAAGAACTTTGAGAAGTTCAAGGACTTTGCTACTGATGAGATGCTGGCAGCGTCTCCTAAACCCAATTTGAATTTTGTTTAA
- a CDS encoding DUF6146 family protein — MKNSILLTPILFLILSCGSYPYGQRTQGSNILSERNEDGEYELIIIDPGYDRWMTRYAKPANYYSLNYYEQKNQVYVASWNSLVGNSAYFKDENYPFEMRIDYNAYGLELNYKLFTYFQYIEDVYGDRYRFPS, encoded by the coding sequence ATGAAAAATTCTATTCTCCTCACCCCTATCCTATTTTTGATTCTGTCTTGCGGCTCATACCCTTATGGACAAAGAACCCAGGGTTCAAACATACTATCTGAGAGAAATGAGGACGGCGAGTATGAACTCATCATCATCGATCCTGGCTATGACCGCTGGATGACCCGGTATGCGAAACCAGCCAATTACTACTCACTCAACTATTACGAGCAAAAGAATCAGGTTTATGTAGCCTCCTGGAATAGTTTGGTAGGCAATAGTGCCTATTTCAAAGATGAGAATTATCCTTTTGAAATGAGAATAGATTACAATGCTTATGGCCTGGAGCTTAACTATAAGCTATTCACCTATTTTCAATATATAGAAGATGTGTACGGAGACAGATATAGGTTTCCTTCCTAA
- the recQ gene encoding DNA helicase RecQ, with amino-acid sequence MSEVVKQSPQEVLKKYFGYSSFRLKQKEIIDHVLDGNDTLVLMPTGGGKSLCYQVPALVMDGVTIVVSPLIALMKDQVDALRANGIPSAYLNSTLTVEEQSNVFSQLRGGQLKLLYLAPERLIGKGDDFLDFLKTINLACIAIDEAHCISQWGHDFRPEYTMLSKLKETFPNLPVIALTATADKLTRKDIVQQLGIPDARVFVSSFNRTNIKYLVQPKRNSYENLVSFLQAHPDDSGIIYCLSRASVEDLAERLKEDGFDALPYHAGLPREKRDEHQDLFINDKVKIITATIAFGMGIDKSNVRFVVHMDLPKNIEGYYQETGRAGRDGLDSETLLFYSYADVMKLKGFVQIDNNPEQTAVLLKKLDEMAEFGDLRTCRRQYLLKYFDEDAPGECGNCDVCLAEDEKIDGTTIAQKALSAVARLDQRFGQGYVIDFLRGSKSAKIRDQHKTLKTYGVGADMSKEEWGHFIRDLIYLGYLQKSNGEYPVLELTERSKDVLQGKVNVKLTAVKDPMQGIVKEEAPPPYEKPLFEKLRALRIEFADKENVPPYVIFSDATLQELATYLPMDNAGLERISGFGEVKIQRYGDAFLKMVQQYCEENNLSTAIHNKPAKRKKAKKKSKSKGTSLESLALYKEGLTIEQIAEKRGLVATTVENHLTSCIASGDLDVKVFVSDELYNEIQQAILKTTDPGLKPIKEALRDDITYAQIKAVVSHLEFKQEYGQSS; translated from the coding sequence ATGTCTGAAGTTGTCAAACAATCACCCCAGGAAGTATTAAAAAAGTATTTTGGCTATAGCTCCTTTCGCTTAAAGCAAAAGGAGATTATAGACCATGTGCTGGATGGTAATGATACCCTCGTGCTTATGCCAACCGGGGGTGGTAAGTCATTGTGCTATCAGGTGCCAGCCTTGGTGATGGATGGTGTAACAATTGTAGTTTCACCATTGATAGCCCTGATGAAAGACCAGGTAGATGCTTTAAGAGCAAATGGTATACCTTCAGCTTATCTTAATTCTACACTTACAGTAGAAGAACAGTCAAACGTCTTTTCTCAGCTTCGTGGTGGCCAGCTCAAACTTTTGTACTTGGCTCCGGAAAGACTCATAGGAAAAGGAGATGATTTTCTTGATTTCCTTAAAACTATCAATTTAGCTTGCATAGCTATAGATGAAGCTCACTGTATATCTCAGTGGGGTCATGACTTCAGACCGGAGTATACGATGCTCTCCAAATTGAAGGAGACCTTTCCTAATTTACCGGTTATTGCGCTTACGGCTACTGCAGATAAGCTCACCAGAAAAGACATTGTACAGCAGCTAGGTATTCCCGATGCCAGGGTATTTGTGAGTAGTTTCAACAGAACAAACATCAAATACCTGGTGCAGCCAAAGAGGAATAGCTACGAGAACTTAGTTAGCTTTCTACAGGCCCACCCTGATGATTCAGGTATTATCTATTGTTTGTCCCGGGCTTCCGTTGAAGATCTGGCTGAGCGGTTGAAAGAGGATGGTTTTGATGCGTTACCTTATCACGCAGGGTTGCCTAGAGAAAAGCGAGATGAACATCAGGATCTTTTCATTAATGATAAAGTAAAGATTATCACTGCCACTATTGCTTTCGGTATGGGTATAGATAAATCCAACGTGCGTTTTGTGGTGCATATGGATTTGCCTAAAAATATAGAAGGTTACTATCAGGAAACAGGTAGGGCAGGTAGAGATGGTCTGGACAGTGAAACACTACTGTTCTATAGTTATGCTGATGTAATGAAGCTGAAAGGCTTCGTCCAAATTGACAACAATCCCGAACAAACGGCTGTCTTATTAAAGAAGCTAGACGAGATGGCCGAATTTGGTGACCTCAGAACCTGCCGCAGACAATACCTTTTAAAGTATTTCGACGAAGATGCTCCCGGAGAATGTGGTAACTGTGATGTATGCCTGGCCGAAGATGAAAAAATAGATGGTACTACCATCGCACAAAAGGCCCTTTCGGCAGTAGCACGTTTAGACCAGCGCTTCGGGCAAGGTTATGTTATTGATTTTCTGAGGGGCTCCAAATCAGCCAAGATCAGAGATCAGCATAAGACCCTAAAAACCTATGGAGTAGGCGCCGACATGAGTAAGGAGGAGTGGGGACATTTCATTCGAGACCTCATCTACCTCGGGTATCTGCAAAAATCCAATGGTGAATACCCTGTTTTGGAATTAACGGAGAGGAGCAAAGATGTGCTGCAAGGTAAGGTGAATGTTAAACTCACCGCAGTGAAGGATCCTATGCAAGGCATCGTTAAGGAGGAAGCTCCACCACCATATGAAAAGCCTCTTTTTGAGAAACTAAGAGCCCTAAGAATTGAGTTCGCTGATAAGGAAAATGTACCGCCTTATGTGATATTTTCTGATGCTACTTTGCAGGAGCTGGCCACCTATCTACCCATGGATAATGCAGGCCTAGAACGTATTTCCGGTTTTGGAGAGGTGAAAATACAGCGTTATGGAGATGCCTTTTTGAAAATGGTACAGCAGTATTGTGAAGAGAATAATCTAAGTACTGCCATTCATAATAAGCCGGCTAAACGAAAGAAAGCCAAAAAGAAAAGTAAGTCAAAAGGTACTTCATTGGAGTCTTTGGCGCTATACAAGGAGGGTTTAACCATAGAGCAAATTGCTGAGAAAAGAGGGCTAGTGGCTACAACCGTTGAGAACCATCTTACCAGCTGCATTGCTTCAGGAGACTTGGATGTGAAAGTGTTCGTTTCTGATGAATTATATAATGAAATACAACAGGCCATCTTAAAAACAACTGATCCTGGACTAAAACCGATTAAGGAAGCGCTTAGAGATGATATTACCTATGCTCAGATTAAGGCGGTAGTTAGTCATTTAGAGTTCAAACAGGAGTATGGTCAATCTTCTTAG
- a CDS encoding NupC/NupG family nucleoside CNT transporter, with translation MDYIRGFVGLIVLIAIAFLFSKNRKAIDWKLVGVGVLLQLVFAILITKVGFVEDMFSWISGKFVTFLSFASEGANFLFGDLTKTEKFGFIFAFQVLPTVIFFSTVSAGLYYLGILQKIVFGIAWIMSRTMRLSGAESLSAAGNIFLGQTEAPLLVRPFVKNMTTSELMCLMTGGMATIAGGVLAGYVAFLGGDDPVERAKYAAYLLSASIMNAPAAIVLSKIVMPEDRPEDIDTEIRVSKDSLGVNLIDALARGASDGVGLAINIAGMLLAFIAIIYALNWILVDGIGDITGLNQYVVESTNGVFQGFSLEYILGQIFRAFAFIMGVDWDETIKVGSLLGQEVVINEFVAYLSLADMKATGVLSQKAIVISTYALCGFANFSSIAIQIGGIGGMAPNRQGDLSRLGMRALFAATLATMMTATIAGALFG, from the coding sequence ATGGATTACATAAGAGGATTTGTAGGGCTAATAGTGTTAATAGCTATTGCCTTTCTGTTTTCAAAAAATAGAAAAGCTATTGATTGGAAACTCGTGGGAGTAGGGGTATTGTTGCAGTTGGTATTTGCGATACTAATCACTAAAGTGGGCTTTGTTGAAGACATGTTTTCATGGATCAGCGGTAAGTTCGTTACCTTTTTGAGCTTTGCCTCAGAAGGTGCTAATTTCTTGTTCGGAGATCTTACAAAAACAGAAAAGTTCGGTTTTATCTTTGCCTTTCAGGTGTTACCAACCGTAATTTTCTTCTCCACCGTATCAGCAGGGTTGTATTACCTGGGGATATTGCAGAAAATAGTTTTCGGTATTGCCTGGATTATGTCTCGCACCATGAGATTATCAGGGGCAGAAAGCTTATCTGCTGCGGGTAATATCTTCCTGGGGCAAACAGAAGCGCCTCTTTTAGTAAGACCATTCGTTAAAAATATGACTACCTCTGAGTTGATGTGTCTTATGACCGGAGGTATGGCCACAATCGCTGGTGGTGTTTTAGCCGGGTACGTAGCCTTTCTTGGTGGCGATGATCCTGTAGAGAGAGCTAAATATGCCGCTTATCTTTTAAGTGCTTCTATCATGAATGCACCTGCAGCCATAGTGCTTTCTAAAATTGTAATGCCAGAAGACAGACCAGAAGATATCGATACTGAAATCAGAGTAAGTAAAGATAGTCTGGGTGTAAACCTTATTGATGCGCTTGCCAGAGGAGCTTCTGATGGTGTAGGTTTAGCCATCAATATTGCTGGTATGCTATTAGCCTTTATCGCCATTATTTACGCTTTAAACTGGATCTTGGTAGACGGTATTGGTGACATTACTGGACTTAATCAATATGTAGTTGAAAGCACCAATGGTGTATTCCAGGGATTCTCTTTAGAATATATATTAGGACAGATTTTCAGAGCCTTCGCTTTCATTATGGGAGTAGATTGGGATGAAACCATTAAGGTGGGTAGTTTACTCGGTCAGGAGGTGGTAATCAATGAGTTTGTAGCTTATCTAAGTCTGGCAGATATGAAGGCCACAGGCGTGCTGAGTCAAAAGGCTATTGTAATCTCTACTTATGCTTTATGTGGTTTCGCTAACTTCAGTTCTATTGCTATCCAGATTGGAGGTATAGGTGGTATGGCTCCAAACCGACAAGGCGATTTATCACGTCTGGGTATGAGGGCACTATTTGCGGCTACCCTGGCTACTATGATGACGGCCACAATAGCGGGAGCATTATTTGGGTAG